From the genome of Brienomyrus brachyistius isolate T26 chromosome 8, BBRACH_0.4, whole genome shotgun sequence, one region includes:
- the LOC125747760 gene encoding Fc receptor-like protein 5 isoform X9 has translation MILTVIFFIALVTSARETAHPKAVLTVESRWTEIFPSESVTLRCDLQGGSAEWEYKWYKDQQEISKYKTGDKYRIPSVTQSDTGQYTCRGQHLKRTVLSEMSDGTSVTVSALPKAVLTLETGWTEIFITESVTLRCDLQGGSAEWEYKWYKDQQEVPKYEAGDKYRIPSVTQSDTGQYTCRGQYRRRTVLSKMSDDISVTVSALPKAVLTLETGWTEIFITENVTLRCDLQGGSAEWEYKWYKDQQEVPKYEAGDKYRILSVTQSDTGQYTCRGQYRRRTVMSEMSDGTSVTILAIPTAMLSLESGWTEIFTNESVSLRCDLQGGPTQWEFKWYRDGQEIPSYGPGDKYTITKATLSDHGDYTCRGQYRERRSVQSVGSRVLTLTVFDTPGISLKQDPPGHIYRGEHLSLTCSVQGVSKGWEYLWYKGPERTALANTNSSTSDGSNYTISSAALSHNGEYWCRARRGRDQYYTEYSKPVKLTIFDVPEAVLTLQTAWAEIFITEGRTMRCKIENGSTAWEYKWYRDGQEIPKYVAGDKYTILSAGPLDSGRYSCRGQYRRPTVLSNLSNELSIQVSETVPDSKLNQYPSTEEIYTEDHVTLSCKVGVDSAGWEYLWYKGPEKAALANTDSSTNDGSNYTISSAALSHNGEYWCRAQRGSHPFYTSFSDSLMLNMSIRPKASLILETGWTEMFSTTHLMLRCEVPESSAKWNYTWYRDGQQVPEEHTGERYTVTDGSSQYTCRGNTTDRPFYTRMSEVLSLGKILLKRKMLLSVSGLLLFSPLVIILGCFCLKRNRKEVPPPKEELFLSKTINGDDDNLNGRADSPLNLSCESNDIGGNQFCSHPEEGEALYVSPENLLSFKADTANPALPSCET, from the exons ATGATTCTGACGGTTATAT TTTTCATTGCATTGGTCACCTCTGCTCGAGAGACGG CCCATCCAAAAGCAGTACTGACTGTGGAATCTAGATGGACAGAGATCTTCCCCAGTGAGAGTGTAACTCTGAGGTGTGACCTTCAGGGTGGCTCTGCTGAATGGGAGTATAAATGGTACAAAGATCAGCAGGAAATTAGCAAATACAAGACTGGAGACAAATACAGAATCCCCTCTGTTACTCAGTCAGACACTGGACAGTACACCTGCAGAGGGCAGCATCTAAAAAGAACTGTGTTGTCAGAAATGAGTGATGGCACTTCAGTTACTGTTTCAG CCCTTCCAAAAGCAGTTCTGACTTTGGAGACTGGATGGACGGAGATCTTCATCACTGAGAGTGTGACTCTGAGGTGTGACCTTCAGGGTGGCTCTGCTGAGTGGGAGTATAAATGGTACAAAGATCAGCAGGAAGTTCCCAAATATGAGGCTGGAGACAAATACAGAATTCCCTCTGTTACTCAGTCAGACACTGGACAGTACACCTGCAGAGGGCAGTATAGAAGGAGAACAGTGTTATCAAAAATGAGTGATGACATTTCAGTTACTGTTTCAG CCCTTCCAAAAGCAGTTCTGACTTTGGAAACTGGATGGACGGAGATCTTCATCACAGAGAATGTGACTCTGAGGTGTGACCTTCAGGGTGGCTCTGCTGAGTGGGAGTATAAATGGTACAAAGATCAGCAGGAAGTTCCCAAATATGAAGCTGGAGACAAATACAGAATCCTCTCTGTTACTCAGTCAGACACTGGACAGTACACCTGCAGAGGGCAGTATAGAAGGCGAACAGTGATGTCAGAAATGAGTGATGGCACTTCAGTTACAATATTAG CCATCCCGACGGCAATGCTGAGCCTGGAATCTGGATGGACAGAGATCTTCACCAATGAAAGTGTATCTCTGAGATGTGACCTTCAGGGAGGCCCTACACAGTGGGAATTTAAATGGTACAGAGATGGACAGGAGATTCCTTCATATGGACCTGGAGACAAATACACAATCACCAAAGCTACTCTGTCAGACCATGGAGActacacctgtagggggcagtatCGAGAGAGAAGGAGTGTACAGTCTGTAGGCAGCAGGGTGCTGACACTTACAGTCTTTG ACACCCCAGGCATTTCACTGAAACAGGATCCTCCTGGACACATCTACAGAGGAGAACATCTTAGCCTGACCTGTAGTGTTCAGGGGGTTTCTAAAGGCTGGGAGTATTTATGGTACAAAGGCCCAGAGAGAACAGCACTGGCCAACACTAACAGCAGCACCAGCGACGGGTCTAATTACACCATCAGCTCTGCCGCTTTGTCCCACAATGGAGAGTACTGGTGTCGAGCCCGAAGAGGGAGAGACCAGTACTATACCGAGTACAGTAAACCAGTAAAGTTAACCATATTTG ATGTCCCTGAAGCAGTACTAACCCTGCAGACTGCATGGGCAGAGATTTTCATTACTGAAGGACGGACTATGAGGTGTAAAATTGAGAATGGCTCTACAGCGTGGGAGTATAAATGGTACAGAGATGGACAGGAAATCCCCAAATATGTGGCTGGAGATAAATACACAATCCTCTCTGCTGGTCCATTAGATTCTGGAAGATACTCCTGTAGAGGGCAGTATCGAAGGCCAACAGTATTGTCCAACTTGAGCAATGAGCTCTCAATTCAAGTTTCAG AGACTGTTCCAGATTCCAAATTGAATCAGTATCCCTCCACTGAAGAGATCTACACGGAAGATCACGTCACCCTGAGCTGTAAGGTTGGGGTGGATTCTGCAGGCTGGGAGTATCTGTGGTACAAAGGCCCAGAGAAAGCAGCACTGGCCAACACTGACAGCAGCACCAACGACGGGTCTAATTACACCATCAGCTCTGCCGCTTTGTCCCACAATGGAGAGTACTGGTGTCGAGCCCAAAGAGGGAGCCATCCGTTCTACACCAGCTTCAGTGATTCTCTGATGCTCAATATGTCAA TCCGTCCCAAAGCCTCGCTGATTTTGGAGACTGGCTGGACAGAGATGTTCAGCACGACCCACTTGATGCTGAGGTGTGAGGTTCCTGAAAGCTCTGCTAAGTGGAACTACACATGGTACAGAGATGGGCAGCAGGTCCCAGAGGAACATACAGGAGAGAGATACACAGTGACCGACGGGAGCAGTCAGTACACCTGCAGAGGAAATACAACCGATAGGCCGTTTTACACAAGGATGAGTGAGGTTCTTTCACTTGGCAAGATCT TGCTAAAGAGGAAGATGCTTCTGTCCGTCTCCGGACTCCTCCTATTCAGTCCCCTTGTCATTATTCTTGGGTGTTTTTGCTTGAAGAGGAACC
- the LOC125747760 gene encoding Fc receptor-like protein 5 isoform X7 → MILTVIFFIALVTSARETAHPKAVLTVESRWTEIFPSESVTLRCDLQGGSAEWEYKWYKDQQEISKYKTGDKYRIPSVTQSDTGQYTCRGQHLKRTVLSEMSDGTSVTVSALPKAVLTLETGWTEIFITESVTLRCDLQGGSAEWEYKWYKDQQEVPKYEAGDKYRIPSVTQSDTGQYTCRGQYRRRTVLSKMSDDISVTVSALPKAVLTLETGWTEIFITESVTLRCDLQGGSAEWEYKWYKDQQEVPKYEAGDKYRILSVTQSDTGQYTCRGQYRRRTVMSEMSDGTSVTILAIPTAMLSLESGWTEIFTNESVSLRCDLQGGPTQWEFKWYRDGQEIPSYGPGDKYTITKATLSDHGDYTCRGQYRERRSVQSVGSRVLTLTVFDTPGISLKQDPPGHIYRGEHLSLTCSVQGVSKGWEYLWYKGPERTALANTNSSTSDGSNYTISSAALSHNGEYWCRARRGRDQYYTEYSKPVKLTIFDVPEAVLTLQTAWAEIFITEGRTMRCKIENGSTAWEYKWYRDGQEIPKYVAGDKYTILSAGPLDSGRYSCRGQYRRPTVLSNLSNELSIQVSETVPDSKLNQYPSTEEIYTEDHVTLSCKVGVDSAGWEYLWYKGPEKAALANTDSSTNDGSNYTISSAALSHNGEYWCRAQRGSHPFYTSFSDSLMLNMSIRPKASLILETGWTEMFSTTHLMLRCEVPESSAKWNYTWYRDGQQVPEEHTGERYTVTDGSSQYTCRGNTTDRPFYTRMSEVLSLGKILLKRKMLLSVSGLLLFSPLVIILGCFCLKRNRKEVPPPKEELFLSKTINGDDDNLNGRADSPLNLSCESNDIGGNQFCSHPEEGEALYVSPENLLSFKADTANPALPSCET, encoded by the exons ATGATTCTGACGGTTATAT TTTTCATTGCATTGGTCACCTCTGCTCGAGAGACGG CCCATCCAAAAGCAGTACTGACTGTGGAATCTAGATGGACAGAGATCTTCCCCAGTGAGAGTGTAACTCTGAGGTGTGACCTTCAGGGTGGCTCTGCTGAATGGGAGTATAAATGGTACAAAGATCAGCAGGAAATTAGCAAATACAAGACTGGAGACAAATACAGAATCCCCTCTGTTACTCAGTCAGACACTGGACAGTACACCTGCAGAGGGCAGCATCTAAAAAGAACTGTGTTGTCAGAAATGAGTGATGGCACTTCAGTTACTGTTTCAG CCCTTCCAAAAGCAGTTCTGACTTTGGAGACTGGATGGACGGAGATCTTCATCACTGAGAGTGTGACTCTGAGGTGTGACCTTCAGGGTGGCTCTGCTGAGTGGGAGTATAAATGGTACAAAGATCAGCAGGAAGTTCCCAAATATGAGGCTGGAGACAAATACAGAATTCCCTCTGTTACTCAGTCAGACACTGGACAGTACACCTGCAGAGGGCAGTATAGAAGGAGAACAGTGTTATCAAAAATGAGTGATGACATTTCAGTTACTGTTTCAG CCCTTCCAAAAGCAGTTCTGACTTTGGAGACTGGATGGACGGAGATCTTCATCACTGAGAGTGTGACTCTGAG GTGTGACCTTCAGGGTGGCTCTGCTGAGTGGGAGTATAAATGGTACAAAGATCAGCAGGAAGTTCCCAAATATGAAGCTGGAGACAAATACAGAATCCTCTCTGTTACTCAGTCAGACACTGGACAGTACACCTGCAGAGGGCAGTATAGAAGGCGAACAGTGATGTCAGAAATGAGTGATGGCACTTCAGTTACAATATTAG CCATCCCGACGGCAATGCTGAGCCTGGAATCTGGATGGACAGAGATCTTCACCAATGAAAGTGTATCTCTGAGATGTGACCTTCAGGGAGGCCCTACACAGTGGGAATTTAAATGGTACAGAGATGGACAGGAGATTCCTTCATATGGACCTGGAGACAAATACACAATCACCAAAGCTACTCTGTCAGACCATGGAGActacacctgtagggggcagtatCGAGAGAGAAGGAGTGTACAGTCTGTAGGCAGCAGGGTGCTGACACTTACAGTCTTTG ACACCCCAGGCATTTCACTGAAACAGGATCCTCCTGGACACATCTACAGAGGAGAACATCTTAGCCTGACCTGTAGTGTTCAGGGGGTTTCTAAAGGCTGGGAGTATTTATGGTACAAAGGCCCAGAGAGAACAGCACTGGCCAACACTAACAGCAGCACCAGCGACGGGTCTAATTACACCATCAGCTCTGCCGCTTTGTCCCACAATGGAGAGTACTGGTGTCGAGCCCGAAGAGGGAGAGACCAGTACTATACCGAGTACAGTAAACCAGTAAAGTTAACCATATTTG ATGTCCCTGAAGCAGTACTAACCCTGCAGACTGCATGGGCAGAGATTTTCATTACTGAAGGACGGACTATGAGGTGTAAAATTGAGAATGGCTCTACAGCGTGGGAGTATAAATGGTACAGAGATGGACAGGAAATCCCCAAATATGTGGCTGGAGATAAATACACAATCCTCTCTGCTGGTCCATTAGATTCTGGAAGATACTCCTGTAGAGGGCAGTATCGAAGGCCAACAGTATTGTCCAACTTGAGCAATGAGCTCTCAATTCAAGTTTCAG AGACTGTTCCAGATTCCAAATTGAATCAGTATCCCTCCACTGAAGAGATCTACACGGAAGATCACGTCACCCTGAGCTGTAAGGTTGGGGTGGATTCTGCAGGCTGGGAGTATCTGTGGTACAAAGGCCCAGAGAAAGCAGCACTGGCCAACACTGACAGCAGCACCAACGACGGGTCTAATTACACCATCAGCTCTGCCGCTTTGTCCCACAATGGAGAGTACTGGTGTCGAGCCCAAAGAGGGAGCCATCCGTTCTACACCAGCTTCAGTGATTCTCTGATGCTCAATATGTCAA TCCGTCCCAAAGCCTCGCTGATTTTGGAGACTGGCTGGACAGAGATGTTCAGCACGACCCACTTGATGCTGAGGTGTGAGGTTCCTGAAAGCTCTGCTAAGTGGAACTACACATGGTACAGAGATGGGCAGCAGGTCCCAGAGGAACATACAGGAGAGAGATACACAGTGACCGACGGGAGCAGTCAGTACACCTGCAGAGGAAATACAACCGATAGGCCGTTTTACACAAGGATGAGTGAGGTTCTTTCACTTGGCAAGATCT TGCTAAAGAGGAAGATGCTTCTGTCCGTCTCCGGACTCCTCCTATTCAGTCCCCTTGTCATTATTCTTGGGTGTTTTTGCTTGAAGAGGAACC
- the LOC125747760 gene encoding Fc receptor-like protein 5 isoform X12 produces MILTVIFFIALVTSARETAHPKAVLTVESRWTEIFPSESVTLRCDLQGGSAEWEYKWYKDQQEISKYKTGDKYRIPSVTQSDTGQYTCRGQHLKRTVLSEMSDGTSVTVSALPKAVLTLETGWTEIFITESVTLRCDLQGGSAEWEYKWYKDQQEVPKYEAGDKYRIPSVTQSDTGQYTCRGQYRRRTVLSKMSDDISVTVSALPKAVLTLETGWTEIFITESVTLRCDLQGGSAEWEYKWYKDQQEVPKYEAGDKYRILSVTQSDTGQYTCRGQYRRRTVMSEMSDGTSVTILAIPTAMLSLESGWTEIFTNESVSLRCDLQGGPTQWEFKWYRDGQEIPSYGPGDKYTITKATLSDHGDYTCRGQYRERRSVQSVGSRVLTLTVFDTPGISLKQDPPGHIYRGEHLSLTCSVQGVSKGWEYLWYKGPERTALANTNSSTSDGSNYTISSAALSHNGEYWCRARRGRDQYYTEYSKPVKLTIFDVPEAVLTLQTAWAEIFITEGRTMRCKIENGSTAWEYKWYRDGQEIPKYVAGDKYTILSAGPLDSGRYSCRGQYRRPTVLSNLSNELSIQVSETVPDSKLNQYPSTEEIYTEDHVTLSCKVGVDSAGWEYLWYKGPEKAALANTDSSTNDGSNYTISSAALSHNGEYWCRAQRGSHPFYTSFSDSLMLNMSIRPKASLILETGWTEMFSTTHLMLRCEVPESSAKWNYTWYRDGQQVPEEHTGERYTVTDGSSQYTCRGNTTDRPFYTRMSEVLSLGKILLKRKMLLSVSGLLLFSPLVIILGCFCLKRNRSHPEEGEALYVSPENLLSFKADTANPALPSCET; encoded by the exons ATGATTCTGACGGTTATAT TTTTCATTGCATTGGTCACCTCTGCTCGAGAGACGG CCCATCCAAAAGCAGTACTGACTGTGGAATCTAGATGGACAGAGATCTTCCCCAGTGAGAGTGTAACTCTGAGGTGTGACCTTCAGGGTGGCTCTGCTGAATGGGAGTATAAATGGTACAAAGATCAGCAGGAAATTAGCAAATACAAGACTGGAGACAAATACAGAATCCCCTCTGTTACTCAGTCAGACACTGGACAGTACACCTGCAGAGGGCAGCATCTAAAAAGAACTGTGTTGTCAGAAATGAGTGATGGCACTTCAGTTACTGTTTCAG CCCTTCCAAAAGCAGTTCTGACTTTGGAGACTGGATGGACGGAGATCTTCATCACTGAGAGTGTGACTCTGAGGTGTGACCTTCAGGGTGGCTCTGCTGAGTGGGAGTATAAATGGTACAAAGATCAGCAGGAAGTTCCCAAATATGAGGCTGGAGACAAATACAGAATTCCCTCTGTTACTCAGTCAGACACTGGACAGTACACCTGCAGAGGGCAGTATAGAAGGAGAACAGTGTTATCAAAAATGAGTGATGACATTTCAGTTACTGTTTCAG CCCTTCCAAAAGCAGTTCTGACTTTGGAGACTGGATGGACGGAGATCTTCATCACTGAGAGTGTGACTCTGAG GTGTGACCTTCAGGGTGGCTCTGCTGAGTGGGAGTATAAATGGTACAAAGATCAGCAGGAAGTTCCCAAATATGAAGCTGGAGACAAATACAGAATCCTCTCTGTTACTCAGTCAGACACTGGACAGTACACCTGCAGAGGGCAGTATAGAAGGCGAACAGTGATGTCAGAAATGAGTGATGGCACTTCAGTTACAATATTAG CCATCCCGACGGCAATGCTGAGCCTGGAATCTGGATGGACAGAGATCTTCACCAATGAAAGTGTATCTCTGAGATGTGACCTTCAGGGAGGCCCTACACAGTGGGAATTTAAATGGTACAGAGATGGACAGGAGATTCCTTCATATGGACCTGGAGACAAATACACAATCACCAAAGCTACTCTGTCAGACCATGGAGActacacctgtagggggcagtatCGAGAGAGAAGGAGTGTACAGTCTGTAGGCAGCAGGGTGCTGACACTTACAGTCTTTG ACACCCCAGGCATTTCACTGAAACAGGATCCTCCTGGACACATCTACAGAGGAGAACATCTTAGCCTGACCTGTAGTGTTCAGGGGGTTTCTAAAGGCTGGGAGTATTTATGGTACAAAGGCCCAGAGAGAACAGCACTGGCCAACACTAACAGCAGCACCAGCGACGGGTCTAATTACACCATCAGCTCTGCCGCTTTGTCCCACAATGGAGAGTACTGGTGTCGAGCCCGAAGAGGGAGAGACCAGTACTATACCGAGTACAGTAAACCAGTAAAGTTAACCATATTTG ATGTCCCTGAAGCAGTACTAACCCTGCAGACTGCATGGGCAGAGATTTTCATTACTGAAGGACGGACTATGAGGTGTAAAATTGAGAATGGCTCTACAGCGTGGGAGTATAAATGGTACAGAGATGGACAGGAAATCCCCAAATATGTGGCTGGAGATAAATACACAATCCTCTCTGCTGGTCCATTAGATTCTGGAAGATACTCCTGTAGAGGGCAGTATCGAAGGCCAACAGTATTGTCCAACTTGAGCAATGAGCTCTCAATTCAAGTTTCAG AGACTGTTCCAGATTCCAAATTGAATCAGTATCCCTCCACTGAAGAGATCTACACGGAAGATCACGTCACCCTGAGCTGTAAGGTTGGGGTGGATTCTGCAGGCTGGGAGTATCTGTGGTACAAAGGCCCAGAGAAAGCAGCACTGGCCAACACTGACAGCAGCACCAACGACGGGTCTAATTACACCATCAGCTCTGCCGCTTTGTCCCACAATGGAGAGTACTGGTGTCGAGCCCAAAGAGGGAGCCATCCGTTCTACACCAGCTTCAGTGATTCTCTGATGCTCAATATGTCAA TCCGTCCCAAAGCCTCGCTGATTTTGGAGACTGGCTGGACAGAGATGTTCAGCACGACCCACTTGATGCTGAGGTGTGAGGTTCCTGAAAGCTCTGCTAAGTGGAACTACACATGGTACAGAGATGGGCAGCAGGTCCCAGAGGAACATACAGGAGAGAGATACACAGTGACCGACGGGAGCAGTCAGTACACCTGCAGAGGAAATACAACCGATAGGCCGTTTTACACAAGGATGAGTGAGGTTCTTTCACTTGGCAAGATCT TGCTAAAGAGGAAGATGCTTCTGTCCGTCTCCGGACTCCTCCTATTCAGTCCCCTTGTCATTATTCTTGGGTGTTTTTGCTTGAAGAGGAACC